The Lolium perenne isolate Kyuss_39 chromosome 6, Kyuss_2.0, whole genome shotgun sequence genome segment GGCCTCTCGTCCTCCTCCACTTGCTCGTCCGGGCGTCGTCCACTCGTTCCTTGCTGCCttgccttcgtcttcctcctcctcccgatTAAATCCACCTATTTAAATCCCAATCCCCCAACGAACTCCCACTTTTCTCCACCATCATCTACCAGCGCCAGCGTCAGCGGACGAGGAGGCGAGCTAACCCTAGCGCGCGCGAGCCGAGCCCCGCCATGGGATAGGGCTTCCTCTGCGTGCGTGGGGCGCCATGGAGTGGGACAGCGACTCGGACGGCAGcggggaggaggacgaggaggagggggTCGGGCCCTGGGGCGGCGGGGGCGGGGGCGCGGGGTTCTCGCTGGCGATCGAGGGGGTCCTCGGCGGCGCGTGCGGGCTTGTTGTGTCGGACGCGCTCGAGCCCGACTTCCCCATCATCTACGTCAACCGCGGCTTCGAGGACGCCACCGGGTACCACGCCGAGGAGGTGCTCGGCAGGAACTGGTGAGTTGCCCCCGGCTCTCTGATTTCTAGGTTCTGTATATTCTGTTTGGCCGTACATGGCGAATTCGAGCGTGGCCGCCTCACGATTCGTGCCGCGCGCGACCGGTGCTCGTTTATGCTTTGCGGGGATCTGGGTACTACAATACTATTTTTAGATTGGAAATGATTTAGTGGAGCAATTAGCAAAGTGCAGGAACTGGTACTTCAATTAGTCTGCAAAATTAGCTAGTGTCTACTGTTATTACATTTTTTCTGTTTGGTGCTGATAGCAGCGACCCGTGTTAAATCAGGAAAATGGCCCATGACAAACATGGGCTTACTGTTTGTTCACGCTACAGTCTTTTTTGTAACCACTTAGGTTTTCAGGTGGCTTATATTTGGTTGCTTTTGATGGAGGAGATACACAAATCGCTAGCTATCATAGTTAGGAGTCAGAGTACTTTAGTCCAAATAAGGGCTCCGTTGCCACGAAAAGGAAACACCAACTAGAATCACTATGTTATACTTACTTACGTAGCCTATCATCTCAGCAACATAGGATGTGAACTACAGTTTTTATGTAACCACTTAGGACTCGTGCCGTGTGTGATGTTCGTTTATGCTTTGTAGGGATCTGGGTACATGCTACCAGTACTAGTGTATTAGATTGGAAATGGTTTTTAGTGGAACAAAGTGCAGGAACTAGCAATTCAATTAGACAATTAGTTTGCAAAATTAGCTAGCGTGTACTGTTATTAAATTTTTCTGTTTATAGCAGCAACCCGTGTTAAATTAAGGAAAATGGGCCATGAGAAACATGGGCTTACTGTTTGTTCAAGCTACATTTTTTTAACCACTTAGGGCTTTAGTGCTTTATATTTGATTGCTTTAGATGGAGGGGATACATACCTCTAGCTCCACAGCGTGAACAGTAAATGGAGCCATATCATAGTTAGGAGTCAGAGTATGTTAGTCCAAAAAAGGGTCCATTGACACAAAATGCAAACAGCAGCTAGAATCACTATCTTATTTACTTATGTAGCCTATCATCTCAGCAGCCAAGGACAACAGCTAGTAGTTCACTTAGTTTGCAGAATTAGCTAGCGTGTACTAGTATCTGTTTTCTGTTTGGTGCTGATATCAGCATCGCTGCTAAATCAGGAAACGGTTGATGAGAAGCATGAGCTGACTGTTTGTTTTCAGCTAGGCCACGCAACGTGCCCAGCGTGGTGTCCGTTTGTTCTTTGTGGGGATCCGAGTACATCCTACTTACAACTGTTTATAACTTTATATTGCGAATGATTTAATGGAATGAAGGGAAGGAACTAGTACTTCGATTAGTTTGCAGAGTAAGTTAGCTTATACTAGTATCTATTTTCTGTTTGGTGCTGATACCAGCATCGGTGTTAAATTAGGGAAATGGTTCATGCGAAACATGAGCTTACCGTTTGTTCAAGCTATTTTTTTTTGGCAACAACTTAGTTTTTCAGTTGTTTATATATTTGATTGATTTAGATGGAGGAGATACATACTTCTACCTCCCCTGCGAGAACAGTAATATTGTAGGGAGGAGTTAGTCCAGTTAAGGGCTCTGACTAGAATCACCGACAGTCTTTGGTTAGCTGTCTCTTTTTGTTCATGGGTCTTGCCTCCATAAAAAATTAAATCAGTTAGTTATTTTATGGCTGCACTTCTACTATGATATCTTATCTTTTTCTTGAGGTGCTGCCCTGTTTTTAACTAGTTATTAAGATTGATTTAGGATGGAACACCTGCCTGCTTTTTCATAGGGTGCCAGTCCTCTTTGAGTCAAAACAGTGCGAAATAAGCAGAATGTCTGTGGTTTTTGTCGTCTGGCCAAAATGTTTCAGACAGCCTATAGCTCTGGTCTAGTCAAGTCTTCCATTCCAAAATGTTGGAATCTGTACTCTTCTACTTCTACCCGTTAGCAGCCTGTTAGCCACTTACCTACAACCAATTGTAAGTTAACTCTGTTTTCTTTACACTACATCTTATTCTTTTGGCACTTCCTGTAGCACTACTTTCCTGGTTGGTGCATCCATTCCCTTTCCAGATGAATTTTCCTTGGAGCTTTCTTTAAAAAACATTTTTTGTACAGTACCACTTATTTTGCTAGAAGTTTGATTTAATATGAAAACTTATTCAGCTAGTCAACTGTATTTGGCTTGAAATATTATGCTATCTGGGGAAGCAGTAAGAGGGATCACTGATTTAGCATCAGGTCTAATTATTAGTCTACAAAGCTGCAGAAAGGAAAAGGACCAGTTTGTGATTAATGATATTTGAGAGTTGTGGTTATGTTCAGGAAATGATGTTTACTTGACAAAACATCATAATGTTGTTTAAAAAAAATCTTGATAGCATAAATTGAAATATTGAAATGTCAATGGAAAAACTGAAACGGCAACTAATACTTGTCAAAGGGCTCTCTTCCTGATTTATGGGTTTTTATTTGAAGTAATGTGTGCGTGTGTGCGAACAGGGGGGTTGGATGAAAATGAAATGTTTTAGAGGAAGGGAAACACAACCTATTTGAGCCCTCATTGCTCTAAACTGTTCGAATAACATATGCGTTTAGAAGTTGCCTGGAGACACATATGGTGGATGTGCTGGCACTAGTATGTCACACCATGTTGTTGTATGCAAGCTAATAGTTGGAGCTTTTGGTAGAAGTGGCTTAATTAATGGTGTTCTTTAGTATTACCAGGGATAAAGTTGTTAAGGCACACCAATGTTAGGGTGCTTGAATAGTGAGGTGTGACGAACTCCTGAGTCCTGACCGTAACTTGCTTTGCTGATGTTATCACTTTACAATTTACATATGATTATTGAGCTTGGACAGTAACAAAAAGAAATACATACAGTCATGCTAATCAACTTGCTAGCGAGACAAAGATACATCTCTTACTTTCTTATCTGGTACAAATTTTCAAAGACTCCATTTTGATTTATGGCTATCAGGCAACTTAGTTGAAAAGGTTATGTTCGTCATTTTACTTGTGCATTCCTTAACTTACCATCTTATTGACAATTATTTTGGTACATCTTTTGCAGCCGGTTCTTGCAATGCAGAGGACCATTTGCTCAAAGAAGACATCCTCTTGTTGATGCTGTAGTAGTTACTCAGATTCAGAGATGCTTAGAGGAAGGAACTGAGTTCCAGGGTGATCTGCTGAATTTCAAGAAAGATGGTTCCCCATTCATGACGACTCTGCAACTAAAACCCATATATGgagatgatgaaacaataacccaCTATATGGGCATTCAGTTCTTCAACGACTGTAACGTTGATTTGGGGCCGTTGCCTGGCTCTGTGGCAAAGGAAGTTGTGAAATCAATATGGATTGCACCAGATAATACTATCCGATCAAGTCCAACACGGAAGGGTAACTTTTGCTCTGAGCATTCTAATCTCTTCCAACTGAGTGATGAGGTACTGTGCCAGAAGATCCTATCAAAATTGTCACCTAGGGATATAGCATCCGTAAACTCTGTATGTAAACGTTTGTATCACATGACAAGGAATGATCACCTTTGGAAAATGGTTTGCCAAAAAGCATGGGGAAGCGAGGCTACTCGGGCTCTTGAGAATGTGGCTGGCACAAAAAGTTTGGCATGGGGACGGCTAGCAAGAGAGCTGACCACATTGGAAGCTGTCGCCTGGAGGAAATTGACAATTGGGGGTACAGTGGAGCCATCTCGCTGTAATTTCAGTGCTTGTGCTGTAGGGAACCGTGTTGTCCTTTTCGGTGGGGAAGGTGTTAACGCCCAGCCGATGAATGATACATTTGTGCTGGATTTGAGTGCCAGCAAGCCAGAATGGAGGCACATCACTGTGGGCTCAGCTCCTCCTGGCCGCTGGGGCCATACCCTGTCATGTCTAAGTGGATCACTGTTGGTTCTGTTTGGTGGATGCGGAGGCCAGGGCCTGCTCAATGATGTATTCATTTTGGATTTGGATGCAAAACAACCAACATGGCGTGAGATTTTTGGCCGTGCACCACCAGTTCCACGGTCATGGCATAGTTCTTGCACACTGGATGGATCAAAGCTGGTGGTTTCTGGTGGCTGTGCCGACTCTGGTGTGCTTCTCAGTGATACTCATCTCTTAGATGTAACAATGGAAAGACCTGTTTGGAGGGAGATACCTGCACCTTGGACTCCACCTTCTAGATTGGGGCACTCACTCTCTGTTTACGATGGCAGAAAAATCCTGATGTTTGGTGGTCTTGCTAAAAGTGGCCCTTTACGGCTCAGGTCTGGTGATGTATTCACCATGGACTTAAGTGAAGACGCGCCATCCTGGCGGTGCATCACTGGTAGTGGAATGCCAGGAGCTTGTAACCCAGCTGGAGTTGGCCCACCTCCTCGCCTTGATCATGTTGCCGTGAGCCTTCCTGGAGGGAGAATCATGATATTTGGTGGTTCAGTAGCAGGTCTTCACTCTGCTTCACAGCTCTACCTCCTGGATCCAACCGAAGAGAAACCTACCTGGAGAATACTGAATGTTCCAGGGCGCCCCCCGAGGTTCGCCTGGGGCCACAGCACCTGTGTTATGGAAGGAACAAAGGCAATAGTCCTTGGAGGACAAACTGGAGAAGAGTGGACGCTGACTGAAATACATGAGCTTTCTCTGGCAAGCTCATTAGTTTGAGATCTGAAAGTCTCAGTCAAGCCTACAAGTTCCTCAAAGCCATGCAATACTGAGTTACTCTGTTCGCAGGTTAGTTGTGTATGCTTGGAAGGAGACTACGATTAGTATCGAGTAGATCAAACCTGGTTACTCCCACAATGACTCGGGAGTAGCCTCATGTAGTCTATGAAGTAGGAATATGCTCTCGCTCCTATTGTTGTTTGTTTGGTCTAGTACAAGATAAGTAATTACTGTTCATAACCCTTAATATGTGCTGTTCTCATCAGATGTTTCCAGCACTCTGATAGGGAAACCGAAGGGGCTGGTGTTGTATAGTTGGAATCTCTGGCGTGACAC includes the following:
- the LOC127308337 gene encoding putative adagio-like protein 2, with the translated sequence MEWDSDSDGSGEEDEEEGVGPWGGGGGGAGFSLAIEGVLGGACGLVVSDALEPDFPIIYVNRGFEDATGYHAEEVLGRNCRFLQCRGPFAQRRHPLVDAVVVTQIQRCLEEGTEFQGDLLNFKKDGSPFMTTLQLKPIYGDDETITHYMGIQFFNDCNVDLGPLPGSVAKEVVKSIWIAPDNTIRSSPTRKGNFCSEHSNLFQLSDEVLCQKILSKLSPRDIASVNSVCKRLYHMTRNDHLWKMVCQKAWGSEATRALENVAGTKSLAWGRLARELTTLEAVAWRKLTIGGTVEPSRCNFSACAVGNRVVLFGGEGVNAQPMNDTFVLDLSASKPEWRHITVGSAPPGRWGHTLSCLSGSLLVLFGGCGGQGLLNDVFILDLDAKQPTWREIFGRAPPVPRSWHSSCTLDGSKLVVSGGCADSGVLLSDTHLLDVTMERPVWREIPAPWTPPSRLGHSLSVYDGRKILMFGGLAKSGPLRLRSGDVFTMDLSEDAPSWRCITGSGMPGACNPAGVGPPPRLDHVAVSLPGGRIMIFGGSVAGLHSASQLYLLDPTEEKPTWRILNVPGRPPRFAWGHSTCVMEGTKAIVLGGQTGEEWTLTEIHELSLASSLV